A single window of Acetobacteraceae bacterium DNA harbors:
- a CDS encoding lysylphosphatidylglycerol synthetase family protein — MGRVVKRFKKHDISSQDASFRAEGRLSLLKQKKALRALLLRALPFGIALTLVVIGGIALFREASHFSIHEIKQALWMLPPSALFKAAAATFLAYFLLSFYDYFGAWYARDPQPWLKSALAAFCSYVFAHNLGCTAISGAAVRYRLYRVWGMSVADIARMVVFCTWACSLGMLFLVGIALLAQPNSLPIPWITVSIAIPLGVLCLLVVFIYFVLSFRNRKLKIRNWELEMPNPLFALSQLLVSTLDLGVTALILWCVLGNLHSSTLPPLTFLGFVGLYLMAYLAGLLSSVPGGVGVFDAFLLTLLLPWFSAPQILGGLVIFRSFYYLIPLLLAGILFAGHEVFLKFFKKDQEDFLAQDGIHFADGDFTTQVGAFVQMIFGLGFSAYALLGLPGKESISLLDIVLFFIGAFITGLAFSLGQKVFAAWRASIILLLGLLPVLFFLQVDWIISLSEIIVLVIILPFRRYYYREAHMVAFPNLPGGVASFLVVIGILSGTAWTALERRSGEILWLSKDITSIALALAALICVFAILFAFRRTRIHLSTWPDEEKKADYQIGSFVPDGFLVESSGRAWSPCLHLDSKWDHRILLVLGGPYGDQKYFSSVVWRMRDLAIQEGSALGWLMKQDSNWEMGKRILKNLGLEPILWEDGRVFYISPSQISSLLHFLNEEGYSKGEIKRVEISAKE, encoded by the coding sequence ATGGGAAGAGTTGTGAAACGGTTCAAAAAGCATGATATTTCGTCTCAAGATGCTTCTTTTCGAGCAGAGGGGCGTCTGAGTCTTTTAAAACAAAAAAAGGCATTAAGAGCATTGCTATTGCGTGCTCTGCCTTTTGGTATTGCTTTAACATTGGTGGTTATTGGGGGGATTGCTCTTTTTCGAGAGGCCTCCCATTTCTCTATCCATGAAATAAAGCAGGCTTTATGGATGTTACCACCGTCTGCCTTGTTTAAGGCAGCGGCGGCAACGTTTTTAGCGTATTTTTTACTTTCTTTTTATGATTATTTCGGGGCTTGGTATGCAAGAGATCCACAGCCTTGGTTAAAATCTGCTCTGGCTGCTTTTTGCTCTTATGTTTTTGCCCATAATTTAGGATGTACGGCAATTTCAGGGGCGGCGGTTCGTTATCGGTTATATCGGGTATGGGGAATGTCGGTTGCCGATATTGCCCGTATGGTTGTTTTTTGCACCTGGGCATGCAGTCTGGGGATGTTATTTTTAGTTGGTATTGCCTTATTGGCACAACCAAATTCCCTACCAATTCCATGGATAACCGTTTCAATTGCAATTCCCTTAGGCGTTCTTTGTCTCTTGGTTGTTTTTATTTATTTTGTACTTTCTTTTCGGAATAGAAAATTAAAAATAAGAAATTGGGAACTTGAGATGCCCAATCCCTTATTTGCTTTGAGCCAATTATTAGTAAGTACTCTTGATTTAGGGGTTACAGCGCTTATTCTATGGTGTGTTCTAGGGAATTTACATTCTTCGACATTACCGCCTTTAACTTTTTTAGGATTTGTTGGTCTTTATTTGATGGCTTATCTCGCCGGATTGCTATCAAGTGTGCCGGGCGGGGTCGGGGTTTTTGACGCTTTCTTATTAACTTTACTCTTGCCTTGGTTTTCTGCGCCGCAAATTTTAGGTGGCCTGGTTATTTTTCGGTCATTTTATTATTTGATACCTTTGTTGCTTGCCGGAATTTTATTTGCGGGCCATGAAGTTTTTTTAAAATTCTTTAAAAAAGATCAAGAAGATTTTTTGGCTCAAGATGGTATTCATTTTGCAGATGGTGATTTTACAACGCAGGTAGGCGCCTTTGTTCAGATGATCTTTGGCCTTGGTTTTTCTGCCTATGCCTTACTGGGACTTCCAGGAAAAGAAAGCATTTCATTATTAGATATTGTTCTTTTCTTTATTGGCGCCTTTATCACGGGTCTTGCCTTTAGTCTTGGTCAAAAGGTTTTTGCAGCCTGGCGGGCCTCTATTATTCTCTTATTGGGATTGCTCCCAGTTCTTTTCTTTTTGCAAGTTGACTGGATTATTTCTCTTTCTGAAATTATCGTTCTTGTGATTATTTTACCCTTTAGGCGCTATTACTACCGGGAGGCGCATATGGTTGCCTTCCCCAATCTTCCTGGGGGTGTCGCCTCTTTTCTCGTTGTTATTGGTATTCTTTCCGGAACGGCATGGACGGCATTAGAACGTCGCTCTGGGGAAATTTTGTGGCTTTCTAAAGATATTACCTCCATTGCCTTAGCGCTGGCAGCGCTTATTTGTGTGTTTGCTATTCTCTTCGCTTTTAGAAGGACACGGATACATCTCTCAACATGGCCGGATGAGGAAAAAAAAGCAGACTATCAAATTGGTTCTTTTGTCCCAGATGGATTTCTTGTTGAATCATCAGGGAGAGCATGGAGCCCTTGCCTTCATTTAGATTCAAAATGGGATCATCGTATTCTTTTGGTATTGGGTGGCCCCTACGGAGATCAAAAGTATTTTTCTTCGGTGGTTTGGCGAATGAGAGACCTTGCGATACAGGAGGGGAGTGCTCTGGGATGGTTGATGAAGCAAGATTCAAATTGGGAAATGGGAAAACGCATTCTTAAAAATTTAGGTTTAGAACCTATTTTATGGGAAGATGGTCGGGTTTTTTACATTTCACCATCGCAAATTTCATCTCTGTTGCATTTTCTTAATGAAGAAGGATACTCTAAGGGAGAAATTAAGAGAGTGGAGATTTCAGCAAAAGAGTAA
- a CDS encoding Bax inhibitor-1/YccA family protein, which yields MNFNQDFQYNNARAQENADALDLGLRAYMRSVYNWMGLGLFITAISAWSVVNTSLRQVFFHFSQHGLQLTGMGWLAALAPLVFVFVLSAGINRLSRPAAAGLFVLFSICMGISCSNLLIMYTASSVVRTFLITALMFLSISFLGYVTKRSLSGFGTFLFMALIGLILASVVNIFLPSHNFDVAISFAGVLIFSGLTAYDTQRIKVSYQQYLTWMPQEAVAKQGIYDALSLYLDFINLFQFLIRFLGTPSRND from the coding sequence ATGAACTTTAATCAGGATTTTCAATATAACAATGCAAGGGCACAAGAAAATGCCGATGCATTAGATTTGGGCCTAAGAGCCTACATGCGCAGTGTTTATAACTGGATGGGGTTAGGGTTGTTTATTACAGCAATTTCTGCTTGGAGTGTTGTCAATACATCCTTACGCCAAGTTTTCTTCCATTTTTCACAGCATGGTTTGCAGCTTACAGGGATGGGCTGGCTTGCAGCTCTTGCGCCGTTGGTATTTGTTTTCGTTCTGTCCGCAGGAATTAACCGTCTATCTCGCCCAGCGGCTGCCGGTTTATTTGTGTTATTTAGCATTTGTATGGGAATTAGCTGTTCAAACCTGCTAATTATGTATACGGCCTCATCTGTCGTGCGTACCTTTTTGATCACGGCTCTAATGTTTTTGAGCATTTCTTTTTTGGGATATGTAACAAAGCGTTCTTTGAGCGGATTTGGTACTTTTCTTTTTATGGCCTTAATTGGTTTGATTTTGGCAAGTGTTGTAAATATCTTTTTGCCATCCCATAATTTTGATGTTGCCATTTCGTTTGCTGGTGTTTTGATTTTTTCTGGTCTGACGGCTTATGATACGCAGCGTATTAAAGTTTCTTATCAGCAATATTTGACTTGGATGCCGCAAGAAGCTGTTGCAAAGCAGGGGATTTATGATGCGCTTTCACTTTATTTAGATTTTATTAATCTGTTTCAGTTTTTAATTCGTTTTCTTGGAACACCAAGCAGAAATGATTAA